In Clostridium sp., one DNA window encodes the following:
- a CDS encoding phage tail spike protein, which yields MYKICVYNGGQETVIHYPVPDKEAPHLFKMDLTEKDNDIDTFSFSIDIGNAGYNSLKEFKTKVKIIDTRDNSIRFTGRILKAPENMDSNGFYKDAECESAMAYLLDSTARTQTYLTSDVSSALQDLLNRHNNIVEDDKKIYLGTVNVSGSIAYTCQYETTLSAIVNMLGDIKCHLQVRETNGKLYLDCLKELSDRIIDVRLGMNMKSLVKTIDTTDIGTRIIPLGANNLDISSVNSGLDYIDDLSAKSLYGVIEKPVEYSDITDATELKNKAIADISSYTQPKLTLEIDADDLSFLTGVPADVFKKGLNIHIVNPVMGIDSIFTLVEVDADLTQIYNPKLTISNTPTSIQDIISNMQNTAVNNESVHNGVQVGDSFGIRVVSGDGKFVTTLNATEGISIEDIVGNLKMFFVDIENSTLTMDGIQQLTKDGKVVIINTTNDNGGLFKIFDKDGNINLSAGSESGSADNAGGTLNLYNDDVSKKRVDLGIVKNGDYGVVQVHNSADKVKTGVYGDMPSLFGPGLYVFNDSGGVASYITETGGAINLEPIATRAWVEDYVASHAGGGA from the coding sequence ATGTATAAAATTTGTGTTTACAATGGTGGACAAGAAACGGTTATACATTATCCTGTTCCGGATAAAGAAGCACCGCACCTTTTTAAAATGGATTTAACAGAGAAGGATAATGATATAGATACCTTCTCTTTTTCTATTGATATTGGTAATGCAGGATATAATTCACTTAAAGAATTTAAAACCAAAGTGAAAATAATAGACACTAGGGATAATAGTATTAGATTTACAGGCAGAATTTTAAAAGCCCCTGAAAATATGGATTCTAATGGATTTTATAAAGATGCTGAATGCGAAAGTGCTATGGCTTATCTTTTAGATAGTACGGCGAGAACACAAACTTATTTGACTTCTGATGTTAGTAGTGCCTTACAGGATTTACTTAATAGACATAATAATATTGTTGAAGATGATAAAAAAATATATCTCGGCACTGTAAATGTATCTGGAAGTATAGCCTATACGTGCCAGTATGAAACGACTTTAAGCGCAATAGTGAATATGCTAGGAGATATTAAATGCCACCTGCAAGTTAGGGAAACAAACGGAAAATTATACTTGGATTGCCTGAAAGAATTAAGTGATAGGATTATTGATGTCCGCCTTGGTATGAATATGAAAAGCCTTGTAAAAACTATAGATACCACTGATATTGGTACACGAATTATTCCTTTAGGAGCTAATAACCTTGATATTTCTAGTGTGAACAGTGGGCTTGATTATATAGATGATTTAAGCGCTAAAAGCTTGTATGGAGTTATAGAAAAACCAGTTGAATACAGTGATATAACGGATGCTACAGAGTTGAAAAATAAGGCTATAGCTGATATAAGTAGTTACACACAACCAAAATTGACGCTTGAAATTGATGCAGATGATTTGAGTTTTCTTACTGGTGTTCCTGCTGATGTATTTAAGAAGGGGTTGAACATCCATATTGTTAATCCTGTAATGGGAATAGACTCTATATTTACATTGGTTGAAGTAGATGCTGATTTAACACAAATATATAATCCAAAACTTACAATTTCCAATACACCAACATCTATACAAGATATTATTTCAAATATGCAAAATACGGCAGTGAATAATGAGTCTGTTCATAATGGTGTTCAGGTAGGAGACAGTTTTGGAATTAGAGTTGTAAGTGGTGACGGGAAGTTTGTAACCACTCTGAACGCTACGGAGGGTATTTCTATAGAGGATATAGTTGGAAATTTAAAGATGTTTTTTGTGGATATAGAAAACAGTACCTTGACTATGGATGGCATACAGCAGCTGACCAAGGACGGGAAAGTTGTGATTATAAATACAACAAACGATAATGGAGGCTTATTCAAGATTTTCGACAAGGATGGGAATATAAATTTATCTGCCGGATCTGAAAGTGGAAGTGCGGATAATGCAGGTGGTACATTGAATCTCTATAATGATGATGTATCTAAAAAGAGGGTTGACCTTGGCATAGTGAAAAACGGTGACTATGGAGTGGTCCAGGTGCATAATAGCGCGGATAAGGTAAAGACTGGAGTATATGGTGATATGCCAAGCTTATTCGGGCCTGGACTATATGTGTTTAACGACAGTGGAGGTGTTGCAAGCTATATAACTGAGACAGGTGGAGCTATAAATCTTGAACCTATTGCAACTAGAGCATGGGTAGAAGATTATGTGGCAAGCCATGCAGGAGGTGGAGCATAA
- a CDS encoding phage tail tape measure protein translates to MQIFSLVGSILLKDNDTKGKLKDIDNTAKQTGNSFDSVFDKMGSTAVKIGGEIGTAIDNIDKKFQLWMAENKKTASSSEVSAKALETYKGKMQALSEEIEKSQKALKGVADEFGKGSTEYKEAENRVIDLKLKYKELEDESGRLQKATNSINFKKIAESAASVGSTMTMKFTTPILGALGLAAKSATSFEHQMADIRKEIVASGVPIAQVNSLMSQMSKSSIAWSEDFGQSTDDINEGLLTLVKDGYSADEAMKIMHNSLYAARGANEDLSTTVDGLGSSLEAFGLKTNNAAQTVKNMSKLTDAFAYVSNHTKGSMSSLSEASSIMGSTFTALKIPMTQAASAIGILQSNGIDASTAANSLKAGLVNLVNPTDQMSAAMQKMHLEVFNVKGQMKDLPTILNDIEKGTKGWTDQQKQAAIATLFGKESLSSWNVLLNKGGDHLGELSKGAENATGEVQKLSDAMKDTPENQFKELKESVHALGIAFGQDVLPVLTPFIKSLTDMIKAFSNLDDGTKKVILTFAGITAATGPLLSIFGHTYDNVNKLNEFLDRAKIGEKLSGIFTKVPKVAPTAVFTGLVNGLSIAGAAISRFITGPWLLLGNSFKALPNLIRNFSFAGIAEKIITPFKNIPTLFTGIFGKVPGIFTGFRTVLTGFASTIISLGPKVITGIRSMFSIQGIMTGARAALGLFTNPWAVLILAIVAGVGAIIANWDKIKAFAQKIFGGDTTQIFTQFKEFFTQVWTDIQANLTAAWNYIGPTITNAVKEIQSFWNEVWPQIKQVFVEVWDVMKVLLAPAMAAMYTAISGGIGLIKGIWGPAWNLLKDTLKTAWDLMRDVVKTAWDLISGIIKVGLDILTGNWGKAWTDMKSTFSNLWKDIKGLFGDMAKDAINWGKDLIQGLIDGIKGMIGGVGDAAKAIGDKIKSFLHFSRPDEGPLRDYETWMPDFLQGLANGIIKNKDIITKAMQGLTGSMSLGNSNNSNKDYGQNLNKSLGEGISDSTDQVTKPVNNLVTTVSTTIDNLVSSFTQNGQNSDTNLGNGITDNANATINPLNTLITTITTGVKTFVQACIGHGQDTDTNLGSGITNKSGEVINAANTVTTKVGNNLDTFAKGSIKYGQGADTSIATGITNTANSVTSAATNLVNKVGSILKTFASSCVSIGKSIGDSIASGMKSSEANAVSIAKELTQKVIDAFTNKDGFDIHSPSRRLFKIGSYAIQGLINGFSSMDVKNFFQNKIASMIGSASGVGGSLQSWLATALAITGQSMAALPALEQIAMHESGGNPNAINLWDSNAAAGHPSKGLMQTIDETFNRFAIKGLGNIWNPIANAVAAIRYMVSRYGSVMNVPGIVSMANGGSYVGYATGTDNASEGAHPVAENGIEIVLGKALKWFSGGETVLNNADSMKLIGNIKTAIDTVRSLGNMSFNSIPAIKTETKKDKTDSESGNSNKPANIYFVINSEAVAKATIDDINKLQGDIQIKTTRLRRGRK, encoded by the coding sequence ATGCAAATATTTAGTTTAGTAGGTTCTATCCTCTTAAAAGACAACGACACTAAAGGCAAACTTAAGGATATAGATAATACTGCAAAGCAGACAGGAAATAGTTTTGATTCTGTGTTCGATAAAATGGGAAGTACTGCGGTAAAAATTGGCGGTGAAATCGGTACTGCTATAGATAACATAGATAAGAAATTTCAACTATGGATGGCAGAAAATAAAAAGACGGCCAGTAGCAGTGAAGTAAGCGCCAAGGCTCTCGAAACTTATAAGGGCAAGATGCAAGCATTGTCCGAAGAAATTGAAAAAAGCCAAAAAGCCTTGAAAGGCGTTGCTGATGAATTTGGAAAAGGTTCTACTGAGTATAAAGAAGCTGAAAATCGAGTTATAGATTTAAAACTTAAATATAAAGAACTTGAGGACGAAAGTGGCAGGCTTCAAAAAGCTACCAACTCTATAAATTTTAAAAAGATTGCAGAAAGTGCAGCATCCGTGGGATCCACTATGACAATGAAATTTACAACTCCTATACTTGGAGCGTTAGGATTGGCGGCAAAATCGGCTACAAGTTTTGAGCACCAGATGGCGGATATAAGAAAGGAAATTGTCGCAAGTGGTGTTCCTATAGCACAAGTAAATAGCCTTATGTCACAGATGTCAAAAAGTTCTATTGCTTGGAGTGAAGATTTTGGACAGTCTACAGATGATATAAATGAAGGGCTATTGACTCTTGTAAAAGATGGCTATAGTGCTGATGAAGCTATGAAGATAATGCATAATTCGCTTTATGCCGCAAGAGGTGCCAATGAAGATTTATCTACTACAGTTGACGGACTTGGTTCCAGCCTTGAAGCTTTTGGGTTAAAAACAAATAATGCAGCGCAAACAGTAAAAAATATGTCTAAGTTAACAGATGCTTTTGCCTACGTAAGTAACCACACCAAAGGTAGTATGAGTAGTTTAAGTGAAGCTTCTAGTATTATGGGCTCAACTTTTACGGCATTAAAAATTCCTATGACACAAGCCGCATCTGCAATTGGTATATTGCAATCAAATGGTATAGATGCAAGTACTGCCGCAAATTCTTTGAAAGCTGGGCTTGTAAATTTAGTAAACCCGACAGATCAAATGTCTGCTGCCATGCAGAAAATGCATCTTGAAGTATTTAACGTTAAGGGTCAAATGAAAGATCTCCCTACAATCCTAAATGATATAGAAAAAGGGACTAAAGGATGGACCGATCAACAGAAACAAGCTGCCATTGCTACCTTATTTGGAAAGGAATCTTTGTCCAGTTGGAATGTGCTTTTAAACAAAGGCGGAGATCACCTCGGAGAATTATCCAAAGGCGCAGAAAATGCAACGGGTGAAGTACAGAAATTGTCTGATGCCATGAAAGATACTCCGGAGAACCAATTTAAGGAATTAAAAGAGAGTGTACACGCTTTGGGCATTGCTTTTGGACAGGACGTTTTACCAGTATTGACGCCATTTATAAAAAGTTTGACAGATATGATAAAAGCTTTTAGTAATTTAGATGATGGCACGAAAAAAGTAATTTTGACTTTTGCAGGCATAACCGCCGCGACTGGTCCGTTGCTATCAATTTTCGGTCATACTTATGACAATGTAAATAAATTGAATGAGTTTTTAGATAGGGCAAAAATAGGAGAAAAACTTTCTGGAATATTTACTAAAGTTCCCAAAGTAGCCCCTACAGCAGTATTTACAGGATTGGTGAATGGATTAAGTATAGCGGGAGCTGCAATATCTAGGTTTATTACTGGACCATGGCTATTGCTTGGTAACAGCTTTAAGGCTCTACCTAATTTAATTAGAAATTTTTCTTTTGCAGGAATCGCAGAGAAAATAATCACACCATTTAAAAATATACCTACATTATTTACCGGAATATTTGGTAAGGTTCCAGGTATATTTACGGGGTTTAGAACTGTTCTAACTGGTTTTGCATCTACAATTATCAGCTTAGGTCCTAAAGTAATTACGGGAATTAGATCTATGTTTAGTATTCAGGGGATCATGACAGGCGCAAGAGCGGCATTAGGGTTATTTACAAACCCTTGGGCGGTATTAATTTTGGCTATAGTTGCAGGTGTTGGAGCTATAATTGCCAATTGGGATAAAATAAAAGCTTTTGCGCAAAAAATATTTGGTGGAGATACAACTCAAATATTTACGCAGTTCAAGGAATTTTTTACACAGGTTTGGACCGACATACAAGCTAATTTAACGGCCGCGTGGAATTATATAGGACCAACAATAACTAATGCAGTAAAAGAAATACAGAGTTTTTGGAATGAAGTTTGGCCACAGATAAAGCAGGTTTTCGTGGAAGTATGGGACGTCATGAAAGTTTTATTGGCTCCTGCAATGGCGGCAATGTATACTGCTATTTCAGGTGGTATAGGACTTATAAAAGGAATTTGGGGCCCTGCTTGGAACTTGCTAAAAGATACTCTTAAAACCGCATGGGACTTAATGAGAGATGTTGTTAAAACTGCATGGGATCTTATTTCTGGAATAATTAAAGTCGGTCTTGATATTCTTACAGGAAACTGGGGCAAAGCTTGGACTGATATGAAATCCACATTTAGCAATCTTTGGAAAGATATAAAAGGTTTATTCGGAGATATGGCTAAAGATGCTATCAATTGGGGCAAAGATTTAATACAAGGTCTAATTGATGGCATAAAAGGAATGATTGGCGGTGTAGGAGATGCGGCTAAGGCGATAGGTGATAAGATAAAAAGTTTTCTACATTTCAGCCGACCAGATGAAGGGCCACTTAGAGATTACGAAACGTGGATGCCTGATTTTCTGCAAGGTTTAGCTAATGGCATAATAAAAAATAAGGATATTATTACAAAGGCAATGCAAGGCCTTACAGGTTCTATGTCTTTAGGAAACAGTAATAATTCTAATAAAGATTATGGACAGAATTTAAATAAATCTCTGGGTGAAGGTATTTCTGATAGTACAGACCAGGTGACAAAGCCAGTTAATAATCTCGTGACTACAGTGTCCACCACAATTGATAATCTTGTTAGCTCCTTTACCCAAAACGGCCAGAATAGCGACACTAATTTAGGAAATGGAATAACAGATAATGCAAATGCAACTATTAATCCACTAAATACCTTAATAACTACAATAACCACAGGAGTGAAAACATTTGTGCAGGCTTGTATTGGACATGGACAGGACACAGATACAAACCTTGGCAGTGGCATAACAAATAAATCCGGCGAAGTGATTAATGCTGCAAATACTGTAACTACTAAAGTGGGTAACAATTTAGATACTTTCGCTAAGGGCTCTATTAAATATGGACAAGGCGCGGATACATCTATAGCTACAGGAATAACCAATACAGCTAATAGCGTTACGAGTGCCGCTACTAATTTAGTAAATAAAGTTGGAAGTATATTAAAAACTTTTGCAAGCAGTTGTGTTTCTATAGGTAAATCCATAGGCGATTCCATAGCAAGTGGGATGAAATCCAGTGAAGCTAACGCTGTTTCTATAGCAAAAGAACTTACGCAAAAAGTAATAGATGCTTTTACCAACAAAGATGGCTTTGACATACACAGTCCTTCCAGAAGATTATTTAAAATAGGCTCTTATGCGATACAGGGACTTATAAATGGATTTTCTTCTATGGATGTTAAAAACTTTTTTCAGAACAAAATTGCGAGCATGATAGGGAGTGCCAGTGGCGTAGGTGGAAGCTTGCAAAGCTGGCTTGCTACAGCTCTTGCGATAACAGGGCAAAGTATGGCAGCGCTTCCAGCGCTCGAGCAAATAGCAATGCACGAAAGCGGTGGCAATCCTAATGCTATAAATTTATGGGATTCTAATGCGGCGGCAGGGCACCCAAGCAAAGGACTAATGCAGACCATAGATGAAACTTTTAATAGATTTGCTATAAAAGGATTAGGCAACATATGGAATCCTATAGCAAATGCTGTAGCCGCAATAAGATATATGGTGTCCCGTTATGGCAGTGTTATGAATGTACCAGGCATAGTAAGCATGGCAAATGGTGGCTCCTACGTTGGCTATGCAACTGGTACAGACAATGCGAGTGAGGGTGCTCATCCGGTCGCAGAAAATGGAATTGAAATAGTTCTTGGTAAAGCTCTTAAATGGTTTAGTGGCGGAGAAACAGTCCTTAATAATGCAGACAGCATGAAACTTATAGGAAATATAAAAACTGCCATTGATACAGTTAGAAGCCTTGGAAATATGAGCTTTAATTCAATTCCTGCTATAAAAACTGAAACCAAGAAAGATAAAACTGATTCTGAAAGTGGCAATAGTAATAAACCAGCGAATATATATTTTGTAATAAATAGTGAAGCTGTGGCAAAAGCAACGATTGACGATATAAATAAGTTGCAAGGAGATATACAAATTAAAACCACGAGATTAAGGAGGGGTCGTAAATGA
- a CDS encoding distal tail protein Dit — protein MIPYNGITFNGKHSLNDFGLWVEEKSIEPPPKVKVLESVPYMHSKYDFSTIGSGGEEVFDARTITVKLALLCYTREELYTVYSQALEWLMDCGQSKLMFDFMPDFYFLARVDEAPKLDEFIDNGDLEVTFVAEPFKISTSFMGDDIWDTFNFLADYTQYTNQFAIDSETTVIMYDNGRLIKPVINCTAAMTVTYEGKTYNLNVGDNKLWDLKLKNGKNELIFNGNGTVKILFRWERL, from the coding sequence ATGATACCGTACAATGGAATAACTTTTAATGGCAAGCATAGTTTGAATGATTTCGGACTGTGGGTTGAAGAAAAATCAATAGAACCTCCTCCTAAAGTTAAGGTTTTGGAATCTGTACCATATATGCATAGCAAATATGATTTTAGCACCATAGGTTCTGGCGGAGAAGAGGTCTTTGATGCCAGGACCATTACAGTAAAACTTGCATTGCTTTGTTATACGCGAGAAGAGTTATATACTGTTTACAGTCAAGCGTTGGAATGGCTTATGGATTGTGGCCAAAGTAAGTTAATGTTTGACTTTATGCCCGATTTTTATTTTCTTGCAAGAGTAGATGAAGCTCCGAAGCTTGATGAGTTTATAGACAACGGAGATTTGGAAGTTACTTTCGTGGCAGAGCCTTTTAAAATATCCACCTCTTTTATGGGTGACGATATTTGGGACACCTTTAATTTTTTAGCAGATTACACGCAATATACGAATCAATTTGCCATAGACAGTGAAACCACTGTAATTATGTACGACAACGGCAGGTTGATAAAACCTGTAATAAACTGCACCGCCGCAATGACTGTAACTTACGAAGGTAAAACCTATAATCTAAACGTAGGTGATAACAAATTGTGGGACTTGAAACTTAAGAACGGTAAAAATGAATTGATATTTAACGGTAATGGAACGGTAAAAATTCTATTTAGATGGGAGAGATTGTAA